The Archangium primigenium genomic interval CCCCGCGCCTCTCCGCCGCCCTCGAGCTCCAGCTGCCGCAGGCCGCCGTACGACACCCGCGCATCGGCGCCGAGCGGCCGGCGCGCCTTGCGCGTGACGATGTTCACCACGCCGGCCATGGCGTCGCTGCCATAGAGGACCGAGCTGGGGCCCTTGACGATCTCGATCTGCTCGATGTTGTCCGTGGACAGGCGCGACAAATCCAGCTGCCCGTCCACCCGGCCCGCCACCCGCTCCCCGTCCACCAGGAGCAGCGAATACTCGGGCCCGAGGCCCCGCAGACGCAGCCCCGCGCCCGCGAAGCCCGTCATCACCTCCACGCCCGGCCGACCGGACAGGAGCTCCGCCACGTCCCGCGCGCCACTGGCCTCGATGTCCCGCCGGGTGATGACCTCCACCGCCACGGGCGCGTCCTGGACGTGCTCCACCGAGCGGGACCCCGTCACCACCGTGGTCCGTCCTCCCTCCCCCTCCCCCACCACCCCGGGCGCCTGCGCGAGCGCGGGCCCCGCCAGCACCAGGACACCGCTCAGCCACCACCCGCGCATCCACACCTCCGTCGGACCTCGAAGGGCTTCCGCTATAGTTGAGACTGATTTTCAAAGTCAATCTCAGCGTGGGGGCCCACGCGGGGACGGCGTTCCCCCGGAAACGACAAGAGCCCCGCCCCCCGGGACATGGGGGACGGGGCTCCGGTGGGTCAGACGCGAACAGGACTAGGAGCGCGGACGGACGCGGGCGTGGGCGAAGCGCACGTAGGCCGCGGTCTTGCCGAGCTGGCTGCCATCCGACTTGGTGAGGAACTGCCGCGACACGGCCTCCACGTCCACGTCCGAGACGATGTCGAAGCCCCGGGCGGAGAGGAACTCGCGCGCGGAGTGCTCGTCCAGGCCGAAGATGTAGGGCTCGCCGAGCCGCTTGGCCGAGCGGAGGCTCTCCTGGGCGCCGTAGTAGTCGGAGCTGCCGTCCAGCATGCCCCGGTAGATGTAGTCGAAGAGCACCGAGGAGCCCGGCACCGCGCGGGAGATGAACCCCAGGGTGGCGGAGATGGCCTCCTCGGTGAGGTACATGCACACGCCTTCCCACAGGAAGAGCGTGCGCTTGGAGCCATCGAAGCCCTGGGCCTTGAGGCACTCCTCGAGGTTGTCCTTCTCGAAGTTCACCGCCACGTAGCGCACGTCATGCGAGCCCTTCACGGCGCCGAGCCGCGCGAGCTTCCAGCGCTGGGTGCCGGGGTGATCCACCTCGAACACCGGCCGGCCGCGCAAGAGCTCCGAGAACCGGTAGGCCCGCGTGTCCAGGCCCGCGCCCAGGATGACGAGCTGCTCGAGGCCCTGCTCCAGCTCGCTCCGGATGATCGCGTCCACGTAGTGGGTGCGGATCTGGTGGAAGCAGTACATGCCCTTGGCGCCCGCGTCGTACAGCGTGCGCGACAGGCCCCGGAACATGGGCAGGAAGGCGATCTGGCACAGCGCGGGCAGCATGCGCTCGGCCAGGTAGTCCGGATTGCGCACCTTCGGGTCCGGTTCCCGGGTGCCCAGCGCGCGCGCGAACGCCGCGATCTGGGCCGTCGTCTTGCCGTTCTCCACTTTCCGCATCCACACACCTCGGTGTCACACCCGCGCCCTGTCGGGCGCGGGGGGTTCATGTCTTCGTGTCAGGAATTGCCGCCCAGCTCCACGTCGGCCTTCTTCTCGCCGCCGCCCAGCCAGTTGAGCTTGAGGAAGCCCTTGGCGCC includes:
- a CDS encoding class I SAM-dependent methyltransferase; this encodes MRKVENGKTTAQIAAFARALGTREPDPKVRNPDYLAERMLPALCQIAFLPMFRGLSRTLYDAGAKGMYCFHQIRTHYVDAIIRSELEQGLEQLVILGAGLDTRAYRFSELLRGRPVFEVDHPGTQRWKLARLGAVKGSHDVRYVAVNFEKDNLEECLKAQGFDGSKRTLFLWEGVCMYLTEEAISATLGFISRAVPGSSVLFDYIYRGMLDGSSDYYGAQESLRSAKRLGEPYIFGLDEHSAREFLSARGFDIVSDVDVEAVSRQFLTKSDGSQLGKTAAYVRFAHARVRPRS